A genome region from Patescibacteria group bacterium includes the following:
- a CDS encoding cold shock domain-containing protein, which produces MQGTIKKLTDKNFGFITQEGADDLFFHANNLDGVDFDQLREGDAVSFEVEETPKGKAAVNIKKA; this is translated from the coding sequence ATGCAAGGAACAATCAAAAAGTTGACTGATAAGAACTTCGGTTTTATCACTCAAGAAGGCGCTGACGATTTATTTTTTCACGCTAACAACCTAGACGGCGTTGATTTCGATCAACTAAGAGAAGGTGATGCTGTTTCATTTGAAGTTGAAGAAACTCCAAAAGGAAAAGCTGCAGTCAATATCAAAAAAGCGTAA
- a CDS encoding DEAD/DEAH box helicase, translated as MTTFKELGLNPDIIRGLDDLGFVEPSPIQDKAIPQILESKKDLVALAQTGTGKTAAFSLPILNQIKADGRELQAIILCPTRELAMQISADIKTYTKYYKGVITTPVYGGERIDIQINSLKRGTNIVVGTPGRVHDLIRRKVLKLQTIKWVVLDEADEMLDMGFKDDLDVILEETPKARQTLLFSATMSKSVSNIAMKYMKESNEISVGEKNVGAKNVSHEYYVVQARDRFEALKRILDSLPGVYGILFCRTRRETQEVADKLKQAGYDTEALHGDIAQTQRTKIMDRFKKKYIRLLVATDVAARGIDVSDLSHVINYNLPDQNEAYTHRTGRTGRASKSGVAVTIVGPRDTRRITDIEKIIGKKVEFKKVPDGQDVCKKQMDEIIAKIENTEEIPAAKDKYFEEFAEKLSKVKKEDLINYFVNDKFSHIIDAYKNARDLNANSKAPNSQRDEIETAALKIGFGKKHGVDVKVIFGFINASRELKGVEIGKISIMPEYTIFAVEKERSEEVKQVLSRTRFKGKNIVVTIVSNDSIAKSTFSRNSGGGGGRRNDGSRNSGGNRRNDRERGDRKSNNNFSGRSGSRKRKAFKKAQ; from the coding sequence ATGACAACATTCAAAGAGTTGGGATTAAATCCCGACATTATTCGTGGTCTCGATGACCTAGGTTTCGTAGAACCATCACCAATTCAAGATAAAGCAATTCCACAAATTTTGGAATCAAAGAAAGACTTGGTTGCGTTGGCTCAAACTGGAACAGGGAAAACGGCTGCTTTTTCTTTGCCTATTCTAAATCAAATAAAGGCAGATGGGAGAGAACTTCAAGCCATTATCCTTTGTCCAACTAGAGAATTGGCAATGCAGATATCAGCTGATATCAAAACATATACAAAATACTATAAAGGAGTAATTACTACTCCTGTTTATGGTGGGGAAAGAATTGATATCCAAATCAATTCACTTAAACGTGGAACCAATATTGTAGTAGGAACACCAGGCCGTGTGCACGACTTAATCAGAAGAAAAGTTTTAAAACTTCAAACTATTAAGTGGGTTGTTCTAGATGAAGCAGATGAAATGCTTGATATGGGATTCAAGGATGATTTAGACGTCATTCTAGAGGAAACTCCAAAAGCTAGGCAAACTCTACTTTTCTCAGCAACTATGTCTAAGAGCGTTAGTAATATCGCTATGAAATACATGAAAGAATCCAACGAAATAAGTGTTGGAGAGAAAAATGTTGGTGCTAAAAATGTTAGTCATGAGTATTATGTAGTCCAGGCCAGAGATCGTTTTGAGGCATTAAAACGAATTCTTGATTCTTTACCTGGTGTATACGGTATTTTATTTTGTCGAACCAGAAGAGAAACTCAAGAAGTGGCGGACAAGTTAAAACAAGCCGGCTATGACACAGAAGCGTTGCATGGAGATATTGCACAAACCCAACGTACTAAAATCATGGACAGATTTAAAAAGAAATACATTCGTTTACTTGTGGCTACAGATGTTGCTGCTCGTGGAATCGATGTAAGTGATTTGTCTCATGTAATTAATTATAATCTGCCTGATCAAAACGAGGCATACACTCATAGAACCGGAAGAACAGGAAGAGCTTCAAAAAGTGGAGTTGCTGTAACTATAGTTGGACCACGCGACACAAGAAGGATAACAGATATTGAAAAAATTATTGGCAAAAAAGTTGAATTCAAAAAGGTACCAGACGGACAAGACGTTTGTAAAAAACAAATGGATGAAATTATTGCTAAAATTGAAAATACAGAAGAAATACCAGCCGCTAAGGATAAGTATTTTGAAGAATTTGCAGAAAAATTAAGTAAAGTTAAAAAAGAAGATTTAATTAACTATTTTGTTAATGATAAGTTTAGTCATATAATTGATGCTTATAAAAATGCTCGGGATTTGAATGCTAATTCAAAGGCACCAAATTCTCAGAGAGATGAAATAGAAACTGCTGCCTTGAAAATTGGTTTTGGTAAAAAACACGGAGTTGATGTTAAGGTGATTTTTGGATTCATAAATGCTAGTAGAGAATTAAAGGGAGTAGAAATCGGAAAGATTAGCATAATGCCAGAATATACAATTTTTGCAGTAGAGAAAGAAAGATCAGAAGAAGTTAAGCAGGTTCTTTCTAGAACTAGATTCAAGGGAAAGAATATTGTTGTTACTATTGTCAGTAATGACAGTATTGCAAAATCAACCTTCTCTAGAAATAGTGGAGGCGGAGGAGGAAGACGAAATGATGGAAGTAGAAACAGTGGAGGAAATAGAAGAAATGACAGGGAAAGGGGTGACAGAAAAAGTAATAATAATTTTTCAGGAAGAAGTGGTTCAAGAAAGAGAAAAGCATTCAAAAAAGCACAGTAG
- the creD gene encoding cell envelope integrity protein CreD, translating to MSIQIKSNVFLKLIAIGFLMLLFMIPTGMIKNLINEREWRSEEAIVEVSSKWGNKQTLIGPILTVPYKKLVETEDDKLIETIKYAHFLPDTLDISGDINSEMLNRGIYDVVVYETGLAFKGEFSQPSFDELKIKPEDVIWEDALISVGIPDVRGINENIDILWNEKKLDAKPGLGVNIYLGGNTIDQFDPRKPVSMIETAVNNNGSGINAKVPLGADVFEKYKFSFAISLNGSQDLNFVPLGTETNVALTSSWQSPSFIGSFLPDERTVGEDGFTANWKILEYNRSIPQGWIGDNIQDFSSSKFGVNMFVPVDEYQKNTRSIKYAIMLIALTFLIFFFAEAMNKIKVHPIQYILVGLAIVLFFSLLLSLSEHTSFNYAYLISATITAIMITVYSKHIFKNNRLTILQGGILLIVYLFMYTIIQLEDYALLVGSIGLFVILAIVMYISRKINWYELGAKDVSREE from the coding sequence ATGTCTATTCAAATTAAATCTAATGTGTTCTTGAAGTTAATTGCTATCGGTTTTTTGATGCTTTTGTTTATGATTCCTACTGGGATGATTAAAAATTTAATCAATGAAAGGGAATGGAGAAGTGAAGAGGCTATTGTTGAGGTTAGTTCAAAGTGGGGGAATAAACAAACACTGATCGGACCAATATTGACAGTGCCTTATAAAAAATTAGTTGAGACAGAAGATGACAAATTGATTGAAACAATTAAGTACGCTCATTTTCTTCCTGACACACTTGATATAAGCGGTGATATTAACTCTGAAATGCTAAACCGTGGAATATATGATGTTGTCGTATATGAGACAGGGCTAGCTTTCAAGGGGGAATTTTCACAACCAAGTTTTGATGAACTTAAGATTAAACCAGAAGACGTAATTTGGGAAGATGCTTTAATTTCAGTAGGAATACCAGATGTTAGAGGAATAAATGAAAATATAGATATTCTATGGAATGAAAAAAAACTTGATGCAAAACCAGGTCTTGGAGTAAATATTTATCTTGGTGGCAATACAATCGACCAATTTGATCCACGAAAGCCAGTATCAATGATAGAAACAGCCGTAAATAATAATGGATCAGGGATAAATGCTAAGGTTCCTCTGGGGGCAGACGTTTTTGAAAAATATAAGTTCAGTTTCGCAATTAGTTTAAATGGTAGTCAAGATTTGAATTTTGTACCGCTAGGGACAGAGACAAATGTTGCTTTAACATCATCTTGGCAATCACCTAGTTTTATTGGATCATTTCTTCCTGATGAAAGAACGGTTGGTGAGGATGGTTTTACAGCAAACTGGAAAATATTAGAATATAACAGAAGCATTCCCCAGGGCTGGATAGGAGATAATATTCAAGATTTTTCTTCGTCGAAATTTGGAGTGAATATGTTTGTTCCAGTTGATGAATATCAAAAGAACACTCGTTCAATCAAATACGCTATCATGCTTATTGCTCTCACTTTCTTGATATTTTTCTTCGCGGAAGCAATGAATAAAATTAAAGTTCATCCTATTCAATATATTTTGGTTGGTCTTGCTATTGTGCTTTTCTTCTCACTGCTCCTTTCGCTGTCAGAACATACGAGTTTTAACTACGCTTATCTTATATCTGCAACAATTACAGCAATTATGATTACAGTATATTCAAAACATATATTCAAGAACAACAGATTGACTATTCTTCAGGGTGGTATTCTCTTGATTGTGTATCTCTTCATGTATACAATCATTCAATTAGAGGATTACGCCTTATTGGTGGGATCGATTGGTTTGTTCGTAATTCTTGCAATAGTGATGTATATATCTCGAAAAATAAATTGGTATGAGCTTGGAGCTAAGGATGTTTCTAGGGAAGAATAA
- a CDS encoding pyruvate kinase: MKDKLECIMKIDTNIRKIKIVATLGPASSRYIVISKLIKEGVDIFRFNLKYGSQEEHSQVIDSVRKASSKIGRKVAILIDLPRYNHSEGIQLAFNKKSEYVAVSYIKKSDEVVKLKKEFKKIGLLTNIIAKIETEESLFNFKSILEKTDSLMVARGDLGRSIPIEKVPFAQKEIVLSCRKKNEIVIVATEMLLSMVSNKKPTRAEASDVANAVLDGANAVMLSEETAIGANPVEAVRIMSKIIYEAESWEKLGHLDIVSRKNKNFKFGV; the protein is encoded by the coding sequence ATGAAAGATAAATTAGAATGTATTATGAAAATTGATACTAATATTAGAAAAATCAAAATAGTTGCGACACTTGGACCTGCTTCGAGTAGGTATATTGTCATATCTAAATTAATTAAAGAAGGAGTAGATATTTTTCGTTTTAATCTCAAATATGGTAGTCAAGAAGAGCATTCTCAGGTTATTGATAGCGTCAGAAAAGCTTCATCAAAAATAGGAAGAAAGGTTGCTATTCTTATAGATTTGCCAAGATATAATCATTCAGAAGGGATACAGCTTGCATTTAATAAAAAGTCAGAATATGTTGCTGTTTCCTATATTAAAAAATCAGATGAAGTGGTTAAATTAAAAAAAGAATTTAAGAAAATAGGATTATTAACTAATATTATTGCCAAGATAGAAACAGAGGAGTCTCTTTTTAATTTCAAGTCAATTTTAGAGAAAACAGACTCTTTGATGGTTGCTCGTGGTGATTTGGGAAGGTCAATACCAATTGAAAAAGTTCCATTTGCTCAAAAAGAGATTGTTTTGTCTTGCAGAAAGAAAAATGAAATAGTTATTGTGGCTACCGAAATGCTACTTTCTATGGTTTCAAATAAAAAACCCACACGTGCCGAGGCTTCGGATGTTGCCAATGCCGTGCTTGATGGAGCAAACGCTGTGATGCTTTCCGAGGAAACCGCAATTGGGGCTAATCCGGTAGAGGCTGTTAGAATTATGAGTAAAATAATTTATGAAGCTGAAAGCTGGGAAAAATTGGGACACCTAGATATAGTTTCCAGAAAAAACAAAAATTTCAAATTCGGTGTATAA